The Sinomicrobium kalidii genome contains a region encoding:
- a CDS encoding Hsp20/alpha crystallin family protein, which yields MSLVKRNNDVWFPSIFDEFLKPDWLGGIQNLNTQHVPAVNIKETDKDFTLELAVPGKSKEDFNIEVDDRVLTISSEHKEEKKEDNDKYTRREFRHFAFRRSFNLPDSINEEDINAAYENGILKLTLPKREEALPKPRKVIEIS from the coding sequence ATGAGTCTCGTAAAAAGAAATAACGACGTTTGGTTTCCTTCCATCTTTGATGAATTCCTGAAACCGGATTGGTTAGGCGGAATACAAAACCTTAACACACAACACGTTCCCGCCGTGAACATTAAGGAAACCGACAAAGACTTTACACTGGAACTGGCAGTTCCGGGAAAAAGCAAAGAAGATTTTAATATTGAAGTAGACGACAGGGTACTGACCATTTCTTCCGAACACAAGGAAGAGAAGAAAGAAGATAACGACAAATATACCCGAAGGGAATTTCGTCATTTCGCTTTCCGTAGGTCATTTAACCTGCCGGACAGTATCAATGAAGAAGACATCAACGCCGCTTATGAGAACGGTATCCTTAAGCTTACCCTTCCAAAGCGCGAAGAAGCATTACCGAAACCCCGAAAGGTGATTGAGATTTCATAA